From Rhizobium favelukesii, the proteins below share one genomic window:
- a CDS encoding cytochrome C oxidase subunit IV family protein — protein sequence MAQAQAHSGQQHPIRLYLVVWGLLFVLSTFSYLVDYLGIQGYLRWTLIIVFMMLKAGLIVAIFMHMAWERLALVYAILLPPLLVLVFVAMMASESHYTIFTRLAFLGGAGS from the coding sequence ATGGCACAGGCACAAGCGCATTCCGGTCAACAGCATCCGATCAGGCTTTACCTCGTCGTCTGGGGATTGCTTTTCGTCCTCAGCACCTTTTCCTATCTCGTCGATTATCTCGGCATTCAGGGCTATCTGCGCTGGACGCTCATCATCGTCTTCATGATGCTGAAGGCAGGGCTTATCGTTGCCATCTTCATGCATATGGCATGGGAGCGGTTGGCGCTTGTCTATGCGATATTGTTGCCGCCGCTGCTCGTTCTGGTCTTCGTGGCGATGATGGCGTCTGAGTCGCACTACACGATCTTCACCCGGCTTGCCTTCCTCGGCGGCGCCGGTTCCTGA
- the ctaD gene encoding cytochrome c oxidase subunit I codes for MVDIPTGAGDVIPPAEVADVELYHPKSWWTKYVFSQDAKVIAIQYSMTAFAIGFVALVLSWLMRLQLGFPGYFSFIDADHYYQFITMHGMIMVIYLLTALFLGGFGNYLIPLMVGARDMVFPYANMLSYWLYLLAVIVLVAGFFAPGGPTGAGWTLYPPQALTSGTPGGRDWGIILMLSSLIIFIIGFTMGGLNYVVTVLQGRARGMTLMRMPLTVWGIFTATVMALLAFPALFVAAVMMLFDRLLGTSFFMPAIVEMGEQLKSEGGSPILFQHLFWFFGHPEVYIVALPAFGIVSDLISTHARKNIFGYRMMVWAIVIIGALSFVVWAHHMYVSGMNPNFGFFFATTTLIIAVPTAIKVYNWVLTLWRGDIHLTLPMLFAIGFIVTFVNGGLTGLFLGNVVVDVPLSDTMFVVAHFHMVMGVAPIMVIFGAIYHWYPKVTGRMLDEVLGRIHFWVTFIGAYAIFFPMHYVGLVGVPRRYFELGDTVFIPPSVHTLNMFISVAALVVGAAQLVFLFNLVWSLLRGREAGGNPWRATTLEWQTPQTPPAHGNWGKDLPIVYRWAYDYSVPGAAEDFIPQNQPPTTGLSRAPS; via the coding sequence ATGGTTGATATTCCAACCGGTGCCGGCGACGTTATCCCGCCTGCCGAGGTGGCGGATGTCGAGCTCTATCATCCGAAGAGCTGGTGGACGAAGTACGTCTTCAGCCAGGATGCCAAGGTCATTGCCATCCAGTATTCCATGACGGCGTTCGCGATCGGCTTCGTGGCGCTGGTCCTGTCGTGGCTGATGCGCCTGCAGCTCGGCTTTCCCGGCTATTTCTCCTTCATCGACGCCGATCACTATTACCAGTTCATCACCATGCACGGGATGATCATGGTGATCTATCTGCTGACCGCGCTCTTCCTCGGCGGCTTCGGCAACTACCTCATCCCCTTGATGGTCGGCGCTCGCGACATGGTGTTTCCCTATGCGAACATGCTGAGCTATTGGCTCTACCTGCTCGCCGTCATCGTGCTTGTCGCCGGCTTTTTTGCGCCCGGAGGTCCGACAGGCGCCGGCTGGACGCTCTACCCGCCGCAGGCATTGACCTCCGGTACGCCGGGTGGGCGCGACTGGGGCATCATCCTGATGCTGTCTTCGCTGATCATCTTCATCATCGGCTTCACGATGGGCGGACTGAACTATGTCGTCACAGTGCTGCAGGGGCGGGCGCGCGGCATGACGCTGATGCGCATGCCATTGACCGTCTGGGGCATTTTCACCGCCACCGTCATGGCATTGCTCGCGTTCCCGGCACTGTTCGTCGCTGCAGTCATGATGCTGTTCGACAGGCTGCTCGGCACCAGCTTCTTCATGCCTGCCATCGTCGAGATGGGGGAGCAGCTGAAATCCGAGGGCGGCAGCCCGATCCTCTTCCAGCACCTCTTCTGGTTCTTCGGCCATCCGGAAGTCTATATCGTCGCGCTTCCGGCTTTCGGCATCGTCTCCGATCTGATCAGCACGCATGCCCGAAAGAATATCTTCGGCTACCGCATGATGGTGTGGGCGATCGTGATCATCGGGGCGCTGAGCTTCGTCGTCTGGGCACATCACATGTATGTCAGCGGCATGAACCCGAACTTCGGGTTCTTCTTCGCCACGACGACGCTGATCATAGCCGTGCCGACCGCGATCAAGGTCTATAACTGGGTGCTGACGCTGTGGCGGGGTGATATCCATCTGACCTTGCCGATGCTGTTTGCCATCGGCTTCATCGTAACCTTCGTCAATGGCGGCTTGACTGGGCTCTTTCTCGGCAATGTCGTGGTGGATGTGCCGCTGTCCGATACGATGTTCGTGGTTGCGCACTTCCACATGGTAATGGGTGTGGCTCCCATCATGGTGATCTTCGGCGCAATCTATCACTGGTACCCGAAGGTTACCGGGCGGATGCTCGACGAGGTTCTCGGGCGGATCCATTTCTGGGTTACTTTCATCGGCGCCTACGCGATCTTCTTCCCCATGCACTATGTAGGTCTTGTGGGCGTGCCGCGCCGCTATTTCGAGCTTGGCGACACGGTCTTCATTCCGCCTTCTGTGCATACGCTGAACATGTTCATTTCCGTCGCCGCGCTTGTTGTCGGCGCCGCTCAGCTGGTGTTCCTGTTCAATCTCGTCTGGAGCCTGTTGCGAGGTCGGGAGGCCGGCGGCAACCCGTGGCGGGCGACGACCCTCGAATGGCAGACGCCACAGACCCCGCCCGCCCATGGCAATTGGGGTAAGGACCTTCCGATCGTCTATCGCTGGGCCTACGACTACAGTGTCCCGGGTGCGGCCGAAGACTTCATACCCCAGAACCAGCCGCCAACGACCGGATTGTCGAGGGCGCCTTCATGA
- a CDS encoding LLM class flavin-dependent oxidoreductase encodes MVPFSILDLSPVSEGGTIRQSLEGSARMAQTAEAFGYNRFWLAEHHGMPGIASAATAVVISHVGAATKRIRIGSGGIMLPNHSPLVIAEQFGTLEALFPGRVDLGLGRAPGTDMRTAQALRRNLDAGAQSFPNDVVELQQLLGAPIENQAILAVPGMNSNVPIWLLGSSLYSAQLAAMLGLPYAFASHFAPDSLLDAIDIYRSRFKPSAVLDKPYVMVGVMGSVAATDEEAQYLFTSAQQQFVNLRRNVRGQFPRPVEDMESFWSPMEKLTVEHTLRYAVVGSQKTAEAKLTDFLAETEADEVIISMPIHDIEARLKSVELFAGLRNFLRAAA; translated from the coding sequence ATGGTTCCCTTCTCCATCCTCGATCTCTCTCCTGTTTCAGAAGGCGGGACGATCCGCCAGTCGCTCGAGGGCTCCGCGCGCATGGCGCAGACGGCCGAAGCGTTCGGGTACAACCGCTTTTGGCTTGCCGAACATCATGGCATGCCGGGCATCGCCAGTGCGGCGACGGCCGTGGTGATCAGCCATGTCGGCGCGGCGACGAAGCGCATCCGTATCGGCTCCGGCGGTATCATGCTGCCGAACCATTCGCCGCTGGTCATTGCAGAGCAATTCGGAACGCTTGAGGCTCTGTTTCCGGGCCGAGTCGATCTCGGCCTTGGACGTGCGCCCGGCACCGATATGCGCACCGCACAGGCTCTGCGACGCAATCTCGACGCCGGGGCGCAGAGCTTTCCGAACGACGTCGTCGAGCTACAGCAGTTGCTCGGCGCGCCGATTGAGAATCAGGCGATCCTCGCTGTTCCAGGCATGAATTCCAACGTGCCGATCTGGCTGCTGGGCTCCAGTCTCTATAGTGCGCAACTCGCCGCGATGCTGGGGTTGCCCTATGCGTTCGCCTCGCATTTCGCACCGGACTCGCTACTTGATGCCATCGACATCTATCGCAGCCGCTTCAAGCCATCTGCCGTGCTCGACAAGCCCTATGTCATGGTCGGCGTCATGGGTTCTGTCGCCGCGACGGACGAGGAGGCGCAGTATCTTTTCACCTCCGCCCAGCAGCAGTTCGTCAATCTGCGCCGCAACGTCCGCGGCCAGTTTCCGCGTCCTGTCGAGGATATGGAGAGCTTCTGGTCGCCGATGGAGAAACTGACGGTGGAGCATACCCTGCGCTATGCCGTCGTCGGTTCGCAGAAGACGGCGGAGGCAAAGCTGACCGATTTCCTGGCCGAGACGGAAGCGGACGAAGTCATCATCTCCATGCCGATCCACGATATCGAGGCGAGATTGAAGTCGGTCGAACTGTTCGCCGGGCTCCGAAACTTCCTCCGCGCTGCGGCCTAA
- a CDS encoding YebC/PmpR family DNA-binding transcriptional regulator, producing MAGHSQFKNIMHRKGRQDSVRSKMFSKLAREITVAAKAGLPDPSMNARLRLAIQNAKAQSMPKDNIDRAIKKAAGADGENYDEVRYEGYGPGGTAIIVEALTDNRNRTASNVRSIFTKAGGALGETGSVSFSFDHVGEITYKLSAGDADKMMEAAIEAGADDVETDDDGHYITCSFESLGEVAKALEATLGEAETVKSVWRAQNNVPVDEERAQSLLKLIDSLEDDDDVQNVYSNFEVSEEVLAKLSA from the coding sequence ATGGCTGGCCATTCACAGTTTAAAAACATCATGCATCGCAAGGGCCGTCAGGATTCCGTGCGATCGAAAATGTTCTCCAAGCTTGCGCGCGAAATCACCGTTGCCGCCAAGGCTGGCTTGCCTGATCCTTCGATGAACGCCCGCCTGCGCCTGGCGATCCAGAACGCCAAGGCCCAGTCCATGCCGAAGGACAACATCGACCGTGCCATCAAGAAGGCCGCCGGTGCCGACGGCGAGAACTACGATGAAGTCCGCTACGAGGGCTACGGCCCGGGCGGCACGGCGATCATCGTCGAGGCGCTCACCGACAACCGCAACCGCACCGCTTCCAACGTCCGCTCGATCTTCACCAAGGCCGGCGGCGCACTCGGCGAAACCGGCTCGGTCTCCTTCTCCTTCGACCACGTCGGCGAGATCACCTACAAGCTGTCGGCAGGCGATGCCGACAAGATGATGGAAGCAGCCATCGAAGCTGGTGCCGACGACGTCGAGACCGATGATGACGGCCACTACATCACCTGTTCCTTCGAATCCCTCGGCGAAGTTGCCAAGGCACTGGAAGCGACGCTCGGCGAAGCGGAAACCGTCAAGTCGGTCTGGCGCGCCCAGAACAATGTGCCGGTCGACGAAGAGAGAGCTCAATCGCTGCTGAAGCTCATCGACAGCCTCGAAGACGATGACGACGTCCAGAACGTCTACTCCAACTTCGAAGTCTCCGAAGAAGTTCTTGCCAAGCTTTCGGCCTGA
- a CDS encoding MBL fold metallo-hydrolase gives MLVMSRRTVLGTAAAAAAFGLSSKLEFMAPALAETSLEPAVGFYRYKIGNVEVTAIYDGIWRKPHDPAFIKNASIEDTQEALAKAGLTTEFMPIPLTVVVLKTGDRLIMMDAGSGIGQWQANATHLPANMAAAGIDYRKIGTVIISHFHPDHVWGLMEKGTNAPVFRDAELIVNADEYNWWTEPGRVDKLAPARKEAGKRIAQVFPTWKNWRQVQDGAEAAPGIRLIAVPGHTPGHSAFLVDGGNEQLMVSADTMYVPALLAPHPEWQGTYDQDGPMAVGSRRKLIDRVIADNIKICGSHFPFPGSGTFVKDGNAYVFTPTLQA, from the coding sequence ATGTTGGTCATGTCACGTCGCACCGTTCTTGGAACGGCTGCCGCCGCTGCGGCTTTCGGCCTGTCGTCGAAACTGGAATTCATGGCGCCGGCGCTTGCCGAGACGTCGCTCGAGCCCGCCGTCGGCTTCTACCGCTACAAGATCGGAAACGTGGAAGTTACCGCCATCTATGACGGCATCTGGCGCAAGCCCCACGACCCAGCCTTCATCAAGAACGCCTCGATCGAGGACACTCAGGAAGCGCTCGCGAAAGCGGGCCTCACCACGGAGTTCATGCCCATCCCGCTCACCGTCGTCGTGCTCAAGACGGGCGACCGGCTGATCATGATGGATGCGGGCTCCGGCATCGGTCAATGGCAGGCGAACGCCACGCATCTGCCGGCCAATATGGCAGCGGCCGGCATCGACTACCGAAAGATAGGCACGGTCATCATCTCCCATTTCCATCCGGATCACGTCTGGGGCCTGATGGAGAAGGGCACGAACGCACCGGTCTTCCGGGATGCGGAGCTGATCGTCAATGCCGACGAATACAACTGGTGGACCGAGCCCGGCCGCGTCGACAAGCTGGCGCCGGCGCGCAAGGAGGCGGGCAAGCGCATCGCCCAAGTCTTCCCGACCTGGAAGAACTGGCGGCAGGTGCAGGACGGCGCGGAGGCCGCGCCTGGTATCCGCCTGATTGCAGTACCCGGCCATACGCCCGGCCATTCCGCGTTCCTGGTCGACGGCGGCAACGAACAGCTGATGGTGTCAGCCGATACCATGTACGTGCCGGCGCTGCTCGCGCCGCATCCCGAATGGCAGGGCACTTACGACCAGGACGGGCCGATGGCTGTCGGAAGCCGCCGCAAGCTCATCGACCGCGTGATCGCCGACAACATCAAAATCTGCGGTTCGCATTTCCCATTCCCGGGTTCCGGGACCTTCGTGAAGGATGGCAACGCCTATGTCTTCACACCCACGCTGCAAGCCTGA
- a CDS encoding cytochrome c oxidase subunit II, translated as MVVVLVLVLIVIGSVAFHLFSPWWWTPIASNWNYIDNTIIITFWITGIVFVAVISFMAYCIYRFRHRPGHKAAYEPENKRLEWWLAGSTALGVGAMLAPGLVVWNQFVTVPPDAGEIEVVGQQWLWNFRLPGADGKLGRADNRAVSADNPLGVIRNDPAGPDDIIISGGELHLLLGKPIRVHLRSVDVLHDFYVPEFRAKMDMIPGSVTYFWFTPTRTGTFEVLCAELCGVGHPQMRGTVVVDEADAYQAWLAQQQTFSQLMAAVEPAK; from the coding sequence ATGGTTGTCGTGCTGGTTCTCGTTCTGATCGTCATCGGGTCGGTGGCATTCCATCTGTTCAGCCCGTGGTGGTGGACTCCGATCGCCTCGAACTGGAACTACATCGACAATACCATCATCATCACCTTCTGGATCACCGGCATTGTCTTCGTGGCGGTGATCTCGTTCATGGCCTACTGCATCTATCGCTTCCGTCACCGGCCCGGCCACAAGGCGGCCTACGAGCCGGAGAACAAGCGCCTCGAATGGTGGCTTGCGGGAAGCACGGCCCTTGGCGTGGGGGCGATGCTGGCACCTGGCCTCGTCGTCTGGAACCAGTTCGTGACGGTTCCGCCGGACGCTGGCGAAATCGAAGTCGTCGGGCAGCAATGGCTTTGGAATTTCCGGCTGCCAGGCGCCGACGGCAAGCTCGGGAGAGCAGACAATCGGGCGGTTTCAGCCGACAATCCACTTGGCGTGATCAGGAACGATCCGGCAGGGCCCGACGATATCATCATTTCAGGGGGCGAACTGCATCTGCTGCTCGGCAAGCCGATCCGCGTTCACCTGCGCTCGGTCGATGTGCTGCATGATTTCTACGTTCCAGAGTTCCGGGCAAAGATGGACATGATCCCCGGTTCGGTCACCTATTTCTGGTTCACGCCGACGCGCACGGGCACGTTCGAAGTGCTGTGCGCGGAGCTTTGTGGCGTCGGACATCCACAGATGCGAGGGACGGTCGTTGTCGACGAGGCGGACGCCTATCAGGCGTGGCTTGCGCAGCAACAGACGTTCTCGCAGCTGATGGCAGCGGTTGAACCGGCCAAATAG
- a CDS encoding sigma-70 family RNA polymerase sigma factor, protein MTGIRSLSPVFFDVRPWILAVRDLFFGAVATGAGRNPARDRTAVKSGGMSGNILLIVRPEQPPAVCSRASAETARRFHETIVPYLDASYNFACFLSRDAEAAQDIVQEAFLRAYRHFDGYRGGDPRAWLFSIVRNCYRAWWHDYRRKAHFEQPLPDDTAGEDDPPASRDIASDEDTPEMAMIHKSDAERVRAVIHGLPAAMREILVLRELEDLSYRQIADIIDAPIGTVMSRLARARDEFGKAWRLIDPNEATP, encoded by the coding sequence ATGACAGGCATCCGCAGTCTTTCGCCCGTTTTCTTCGACGTCCGGCCATGGATACTGGCCGTGCGCGACCTGTTCTTTGGGGCCGTTGCCACGGGTGCCGGGCGAAACCCCGCCCGGGACCGGACGGCGGTCAAGTCGGGCGGAATGTCGGGAAACATCCTTCTCATTGTGCGGCCGGAGCAGCCGCCAGCCGTGTGCAGCCGCGCGTCGGCTGAGACTGCCCGTCGCTTCCACGAAACGATCGTCCCGTATCTCGACGCCTCCTATAATTTCGCATGTTTTCTCAGCCGCGACGCCGAAGCCGCACAGGACATCGTGCAGGAGGCGTTTTTGCGCGCCTATCGGCATTTCGACGGTTATCGCGGCGGCGATCCACGCGCCTGGCTCTTCAGTATCGTCAGGAACTGCTATCGCGCCTGGTGGCACGACTACCGCCGCAAGGCGCATTTCGAGCAGCCGCTGCCGGACGATACGGCGGGTGAAGACGACCCGCCGGCTTCGCGCGACATCGCGTCCGACGAAGACACGCCGGAAATGGCGATGATCCACAAGAGCGATGCCGAGCGCGTCCGCGCCGTCATCCACGGCCTTCCCGCTGCAATGCGTGAAATCTTAGTGCTGCGCGAGCTGGAGGACCTCTCCTACCGCCAGATCGCCGACATCATCGATGCGCCGATCGGCACCGTCATGTCGCGTCTTGCCCGCGCACGCGACGAATTCGGCAAGGCCTGGCGCCTGATCGATCCCAACGAGGCGACGCCATGA
- a CDS encoding heme-copper oxidase subunit III family protein, producing MAELTRMDTEDVALPHASGLRGVAADFASDQRAFKNVSWGKAMMWIFLLSDTFIFGCFLLAYMTARMSTPVPWPNPSEVFALNIGGQEVPLILIAIMTFVLISSSGTMAMAVNFGYRRERGKTAALMLLTAMLGATFVGMQAFEWTKLITEGVRPWENPWGAAQFGSSFFMITGFHGTHVTFGVIFLLITARKVWRGDFDTGRRGFFTSRKGNYEVVEIMGLYWHFVDLVWVFIFAFFYLW from the coding sequence ATGGCCGAACTGACCCGAATGGACACCGAAGATGTAGCCCTCCCGCACGCCAGTGGGCTGCGTGGCGTTGCGGCCGACTTTGCCTCGGACCAGCGGGCGTTCAAGAATGTCTCCTGGGGCAAGGCCATGATGTGGATCTTCCTCCTCAGCGACACCTTCATCTTCGGCTGTTTCCTGCTGGCCTACATGACCGCCCGGATGTCAACGCCGGTTCCCTGGCCCAATCCAAGCGAGGTCTTTGCGCTCAATATCGGCGGGCAGGAGGTTCCGCTGATCCTGATCGCGATCATGACCTTCGTTCTGATCAGCAGCAGTGGCACGATGGCCATGGCCGTCAACTTCGGTTATCGCCGCGAGCGCGGGAAAACGGCTGCCTTGATGCTTCTGACCGCAATGCTTGGCGCCACATTTGTCGGAATGCAGGCCTTCGAATGGACAAAGCTCATCACCGAAGGCGTGCGACCTTGGGAAAACCCGTGGGGTGCGGCACAGTTCGGATCATCCTTCTTCATGATCACCGGTTTTCACGGAACGCATGTGACGTTCGGCGTGATCTTCCTGCTGATTACCGCGCGCAAGGTATGGCGCGGGGACTTCGATACGGGCAGGCGCGGCTTCTTCACAAGCCGCAAGGGCAATTATGAGGTCGTCGAGATCATGGGCCTCTACTGGCACTTCGTCGACCTCGTCTGGGTCTTCATCTTCGCGTTCTTTTATCTGTGGTGA
- a CDS encoding tetratricopeptide repeat protein, with protein MKHILLGLAIAVAAPVAAALPAHAVDNVETTEAPDLTGVRAKIAAKNYAGALAELRGLAQGSPQADIYNLMGFTLRKTGDYRTSLTYYTKALELQPDHRAAREYLGELYIETGDMAHARQQLTELTRLCPGGCEERDDLQRAIAAGGN; from the coding sequence ATGAAGCATATCCTTCTCGGCCTCGCCATCGCTGTCGCGGCACCGGTTGCCGCCGCCCTACCCGCGCACGCGGTCGACAATGTGGAGACGACGGAGGCGCCGGATCTGACCGGCGTGCGCGCCAAGATCGCCGCGAAAAACTATGCCGGGGCGCTTGCCGAGCTGCGCGGGCTGGCGCAAGGCAGTCCCCAGGCAGATATCTACAATCTGATGGGATTTACGCTCAGAAAGACCGGCGACTACCGGACGTCGCTTACCTATTACACCAAGGCGCTGGAGCTTCAGCCGGACCACCGCGCGGCCCGTGAGTATCTCGGCGAGCTCTATATCGAGACCGGCGACATGGCGCATGCCCGCCAACAGCTTACTGAGCTGACGCGGCTCTGCCCAGGCGGCTGTGAGGAACGCGACGATCTGCAGCGCGCAATCGCCGCCGGTGGCAACTGA
- a CDS encoding cytochrome c oxidase subunit 3 — protein sequence MSVVLVFLAGIAAIVIWWMSGQGLMSKPWMEVGTLDDIQGPAKSPIPAAKIGLGIFLAVVGALFSLLASAYLSRMSGADWWAIPVPRLLFANSAVLIASCAALQWAVAEARRGADDGMRLGLDVALATAVLFLAGQIVAWLQLVAAGYVLADNPANSFFYMLTGLHGLHILGGLAVLARTRVRSLAGSTAPSARLRLGIELCATYWHFMLVVWLLLFALFTGWANDFVDLCRQLVS from the coding sequence ATGAGCGTCGTTCTCGTCTTCCTCGCGGGAATAGCCGCGATCGTCATCTGGTGGATGTCGGGGCAAGGGTTGATGTCGAAGCCATGGATGGAGGTCGGCACGCTCGACGATATCCAAGGACCGGCGAAGTCGCCGATCCCCGCCGCCAAGATCGGCCTCGGCATTTTCCTCGCAGTTGTCGGCGCCCTCTTCTCCCTGTTGGCCAGCGCTTATCTTTCGCGAATGAGTGGTGCCGATTGGTGGGCGATCCCCGTTCCTCGGCTTCTCTTTGCGAATTCGGCGGTACTGATCGCCAGTTGTGCAGCTCTGCAATGGGCCGTGGCCGAAGCGCGCCGCGGCGCCGATGACGGCATGCGACTGGGGCTCGATGTGGCGCTGGCGACCGCGGTGCTGTTCCTCGCCGGGCAAATCGTGGCCTGGCTGCAGCTCGTTGCGGCGGGTTATGTGCTGGCCGATAACCCGGCGAACAGCTTCTTCTACATGCTGACCGGGTTGCACGGCCTCCACATTCTCGGTGGGCTGGCAGTGCTTGCGCGAACACGGGTGAGATCACTGGCCGGCAGCACCGCTCCATCCGCCAGGCTGCGCCTCGGCATCGAACTCTGCGCCACCTACTGGCACTTCATGCTCGTTGTGTGGCTCCTTCTCTTTGCGCTCTTCACCGGTTGGGCGAACGACTTCGTCGACCTCTGCCGCCAACTCGTTTCCTAA
- a CDS encoding c-type cytochrome: protein MRYDGLAVLISLICLPTSAAIAQEGDAAAGETVFKKCAVCHIADSDKNKVGPSLNHVFGRTAGTHPNFAYSPAMKAAGTAGLVWDEATLRDYLHDPKLKVKGTKMVFVGLKDDGEITNLIAYLKQFSK from the coding sequence ATGCGTTACGATGGTCTTGCTGTTTTGATTTCACTGATCTGTCTTCCCACCTCGGCTGCCATCGCCCAAGAAGGCGATGCGGCGGCCGGGGAAACGGTATTTAAGAAGTGCGCGGTCTGTCACATTGCCGACAGCGACAAGAACAAGGTCGGACCGTCCTTGAACCACGTGTTCGGTCGAACTGCCGGGACGCATCCAAACTTTGCCTATTCACCGGCGATGAAGGCCGCGGGCACAGCCGGGTTGGTCTGGGATGAGGCGACGCTACGCGATTATCTTCACGACCCAAAGTTGAAGGTTAAGGGAACGAAGATGGTATTCGTCGGCCTGAAGGATGATGGCGAGATTACCAATCTGATTGCCTATCTCAAGCAATTCTCAAAATGA